A genomic window from Meleagris gallopavo isolate NT-WF06-2002-E0010 breed Aviagen turkey brand Nicholas breeding stock chromosome 23, Turkey_5.1, whole genome shotgun sequence includes:
- the C23H1orf174 gene encoding UPF0688 protein C1orf174 homolog: MAAGGKARAGAASRAGGGRRRQTCSHKAAGKRPSKRLKCERNSLVKSGLEGCMCGIENPPASKASAEGSTAEGTGDHQVIQLEKSESIPETGTEPCAAKSRSAPSKTESSENLQDRACREEGSSCESLLLEGTSLKDGDIPKKLTELDNSAFLDEDSNQPMPVDRFFGNIDFMQDQLAAVLPSTAMSRREYRRLHFIAKEDEEDEDAL; the protein is encoded by the exons ATGGCGGCGGGCGGGAAGGCGCGAGCCGGGGCGGCCAGCAGGGCAGGCGGCGGGAGGAGGCGGCAG aCTTGTTCACACAAAGCAGCTGGCAAACGGCCCTCGAAGAGGCTAAAATGCGAAAGAAACAGTCTGGTGAAGTCAGGACTGGAAGGCTGTATGTGTGGGATTGAGAACCCTCCTGCATCTAAAGCATCTGCTGAGGGCTCAACTGCAGAAGGTACAGGAGATCACCAGGTAATTCAGCtggaaaaaagtgaaagcatCCCAGAGACTGGGACGGAGCCATGTGCAGCGAAATCAAGGAGTGCTCcttcaaaaacagaaagcagtgagAATCTGCAAGATCGTGCCTGCAGGGAGGAGGGGAGCAGCTGTGAGAGCTTGCTTTTGGAAGGGACCAGCTTGAAGGATGGAGACATCCCTAAAAAACTAACAGAACTGGATAACAGTGCTTTCTTGGATGAAGACAGTAACCAGCCGATGCCAGTGGATCGATTCTTTGGAAACATTGACTTTATGCAG GATCAGCTAGCAGCTGTACTCCCGAGCACAGCAATGAGCAGGAGGGAATACAGAAGGCTGCATTTCATCGCCAAGGAAGATGAGGAGGACGAGGATGCTCTCTAG
- the DFFB gene encoding DNA fragmentation factor subunit beta: FRLLKGAPPAGCGDLERFLAALCCRTDAVLEAARKLLEDERAPRRQRLLTDLIHNLSGDGAAERRDEDGKWFEGLESRFKNKSSYMRYSCESRIRSYMKEVSNFISNVHPTARDAYKRILDLMSDKLKSVKYNGSYFDRTEEEAAMRLCTKEGWFSCQGPFDRDDCPCKHSINPYTNRESRILFSTWNLDHIIEKKRSVVPELAEAVKTRDGREVNWEYFYQLLFTLNNLKLVHIACHKKTNHNLSCDKTKIYRKRKQTREIS; encoded by the exons TTTCGGCTGCTGAAGGGCGCTCCGCCCGCAGGTTGCGGGGACCTGGAGCGGTTCCTGGCCGCCCTGTGCTGCCGGACGGACGCGGTGCTGGAGGCCGCTCGGAAGCTGCTGGAGGACGAGCGGGCGCCCCGCAGACAGAGGCTGCTGACGGATCTGATCCACAACCTGAGCGGGGACGGCGCGGCCGAGCGCCGGGACGAGGACGGGAAGTGGTTCGAGG GTCTAGAATCTCGTTTCAAGAACAAATCCAGCTATATGCGGTACAGCTGTGAAAGCAGAATACGAAGCTACATGAAAGAG gttagtaattttatttcaaatgttcaTCCTACAGCAAGAGATGCATATAAAAGGATACTCGACCTGATGTCGGATAAACTGAAATCTGTGAAATATAATGGCAGCTACTTTGACAGGACAGAGGAGGAGGCAGCGATGCGCCTGTGCACAAAGGAGGGATGGTTCTCTTGTCAG GGCCCTTTTGACAGAGATGACTGCCCATGTAAGCATTCTATCAACCCCTATACTAACAGGGAAAGCAGAATCCTCTTCAGCACCTGGAACCTCGATCACAT AATAGAAAAGAAACGTAGTGTTGTCCCAGAACTGGCAGAAGCTGTCAAAACACGAGATGGAAGAGAAGTGAACTGGGAGTACTTTTATCAGCTATTGTTTACACTGAATAACCTAAAACTTGTACATATTGCTTGCCATAAGAAAACCAATCATAATCTCAGCTGTGACAAAACtaaaatttacagaaaaaggaagcaaacCCGTGAGATTTCATAG